The following coding sequences lie in one Erwinia amylovora genomic window:
- a CDS encoding type III secretion system needle length determinant, SpaN/EivJ family, protein MIRVNSDITTERSIESDESSQDKYFEKMLRKKNESDEAGEAYILQLNTQQSSAARIARGGELKNDHHITEKIYSSLSDKEKFCVLKLCVDKHGYYSKLSDKNIISQQLTGKDSKDKESCDQSNRIVSATDERNSVSITKLSRQVAGLAENEEFSLHENPILVPTAQGDPVSFGEDNTSRGENMRRSRMQQPMLCAKNAGSMSETRADKRDVDLVYQFQRWTGDHTVKVLIPADLNRDGKIILLPSDTRVADALFRNMDRSMHRMSDLLLQQQDKDERQHHQDEEEKE, encoded by the coding sequence ATGATAAGAGTAAACTCTGATATAACTACAGAACGTTCCATTGAGAGTGATGAATCATCCCAAGATAAATATTTCGAAAAAATGCTAAGAAAAAAGAATGAATCAGACGAAGCTGGTGAAGCCTACATTTTACAGCTAAACACCCAGCAATCTTCTGCCGCCCGAATAGCGCGTGGTGGGGAATTAAAAAATGATCATCATATAACGGAAAAAATATATTCATCCCTTAGTGATAAAGAAAAGTTTTGCGTTTTGAAACTTTGTGTCGATAAGCATGGTTACTACAGTAAATTAAGTGATAAAAATATTATATCTCAGCAACTTACGGGTAAAGATTCAAAAGATAAGGAGAGCTGTGATCAATCTAATAGGATTGTTTCAGCAACGGATGAAAGGAACTCTGTCAGCATAACAAAGCTTTCCAGGCAAGTGGCTGGACTGGCTGAAAATGAAGAGTTCAGCCTGCATGAGAACCCTATTTTAGTTCCAACTGCTCAAGGAGATCCGGTTTCGTTTGGAGAAGATAATACATCGCGTGGCGAAAACATGCGCCGGTCAAGGATGCAACAGCCTATGTTGTGCGCTAAAAACGCTGGGAGTATGAGCGAGACTCGCGCTGATAAACGGGATGTTGACCTGGTTTATCAGTTCCAGCGCTGGACAGGCGATCATACGGTGAAAGTTTTAATTCCTGCTGATTTAAATCGCGACGGTAAAATTATTTTATTACCATCTGACACACGGGTGGCCGATGCACTATTCAGAAATATGGATCGTTCAATGCACCGCATGTCAGACCTCCTTCTGCAACAACAGGATAAAGATGAACGTCAACATCATCAGGATGAAGAAGAGAAAGAATGA
- a CDS encoding FliM/FliN family flagellar motor switch protein, with translation MSLRRHLRQVNRGQRALELLKNKHVGSEVIDLSSEGRYLQLLLKNDFEVQNEILINVDDWLQEMAHPLPGIPWHQVPLSYLIRWLKSLNLSFILKAKEWNVEKIELAHTSLPKKILCLPAKPCPLLCLNWTEDENSTLRSWHLKQYCITFIIDIHLGRSQLPILLIVDMAVGDLLLIQHQSASLRIGKIKLYHLSLNDNKEVAVLEKFTDGYDECRDEDETLNRWSDLPIEIEFVLDSKSVTLAELDTIEPGTLFPLNDCAEQRVKIYLNRKFFARGELVALDNGNLAVEIKQVNTVSVDDMDIYNA, from the coding sequence ATGAGTCTACGTCGACATTTACGTCAGGTAAATCGGGGCCAAAGAGCACTTGAATTACTAAAAAATAAACATGTTGGTAGTGAAGTGATTGATTTGAGTTCGGAAGGTCGTTATTTGCAACTTCTTCTAAAGAATGATTTTGAGGTACAAAATGAAATATTAATCAATGTCGATGATTGGTTGCAGGAAATGGCTCACCCGCTGCCTGGCATCCCGTGGCATCAGGTCCCATTAAGCTACCTGATCCGGTGGTTAAAGAGTCTGAATCTTTCATTTATATTAAAGGCAAAAGAGTGGAATGTTGAAAAAATTGAATTAGCGCACACCTCATTACCAAAGAAAATACTCTGTTTACCAGCTAAACCTTGCCCGCTACTGTGCCTGAACTGGACGGAGGACGAAAATTCTACTCTTCGCAGCTGGCATCTTAAGCAATACTGCATAACTTTTATAATAGATATACACTTGGGACGTAGTCAGTTACCCATATTATTGATTGTTGATATGGCTGTAGGAGACTTGTTGTTAATACAACATCAATCAGCATCACTACGGATAGGAAAAATTAAACTATATCATTTGAGTCTTAATGATAATAAGGAGGTAGCTGTGCTTGAAAAGTTCACAGATGGATATGATGAATGCCGTGATGAGGATGAAACGCTAAACAGATGGTCAGATCTCCCAATTGAAATTGAATTTGTGCTCGATAGTAAGTCAGTCACTTTGGCAGAACTGGACACAATAGAGCCGGGGACGTTATTTCCTCTAAATGATTGTGCGGAGCAGCGTGTAAAGATCTATTTGAACCGAAAGTTCTTTGCTCGAGGTGAATTGGTGGCACTCGATAACGGTAATCTGGCTGTAGAGATCAAGCAGGTTAATACAGTCTCTGTAGATGATATGGATATCTACAATGCTTAA
- a CDS encoding EscR/YscR/HrcR family type III secretion system export apparatus protein: MLNNDISLIAVLSFFTLLPFIIAGGTCFIKFSIVLVMMRNALGIQQVPSNLTLNGISLILTAFIMMPVCQRIIDDVETRHIDFNQSSAFSQFVNDGLDGYREYLVHYSDHDLIHFFNKVQQRNNDDNVANTFEHELTRLPLMTLMPAYALSEIQSAFRIAFYIYIPFVVIDMVVSSILLALGMMMMSPVTISIPIKLILFVAMDGWSLLTKGLIAQYAELMTS, translated from the coding sequence ATGCTTAATAATGATATTTCTTTAATTGCGGTGCTCTCATTTTTCACTCTGCTCCCATTCATTATCGCAGGTGGTACTTGTTTCATCAAATTTTCAATCGTATTAGTGATGATGCGAAATGCCTTAGGTATACAGCAAGTACCTTCTAACCTTACTCTGAATGGTATTTCGCTTATTTTAACTGCATTTATAATGATGCCTGTATGCCAGCGTATTATTGATGACGTCGAAACGAGACATATTGATTTTAATCAAAGCAGCGCTTTTTCACAGTTTGTAAATGATGGTTTGGACGGTTATCGTGAATATCTTGTGCATTATTCTGACCATGATCTGATTCATTTCTTTAATAAGGTTCAACAGAGGAATAATGATGATAATGTAGCCAATACCTTTGAACATGAATTGACTAGATTGCCACTGATGACCCTGATGCCTGCTTACGCACTAAGTGAAATTCAGAGTGCCTTCAGGATTGCCTTTTATATTTATATCCCATTTGTCGTGATTGATATGGTTGTATCTAGTATTTTACTTGCATTAGGCATGATGATGATGAGTCCGGTGACAATTTCGATTCCCATAAAACTAATCCTTTTTGTTGCAATGGATGGTTGGAGCTTGCTGACTAAAGGGCTTATTGCACAATATGCTGAACTTATGACATCATGA
- the sctS gene encoding type III secretion system export apparatus subunit SctS — protein sequence MNNTLFISNAALVVVLKLTAVPVAFATLVGIVVGLFQTIMQIQEQTLPFGLKMLAVFASIFMLIEWFSAEMLNFANQAFSMALN from the coding sequence ATGAACAATACGTTATTTATAAGCAATGCTGCTTTAGTTGTTGTATTAAAACTGACAGCAGTACCTGTTGCATTTGCTACCCTGGTTGGAATCGTCGTTGGTCTTTTTCAAACAATTATGCAAATACAGGAGCAAACTTTACCTTTTGGTTTGAAAATGTTGGCAGTATTTGCAAGTATCTTCATGTTAATTGAGTGGTTTTCTGCTGAGATGTTGAATTTTGCTAATCAAGCGTTCTCAATGGCTTTGAATTAA
- the sctT gene encoding type III secretion system export apparatus subunit SctT, translated as MLFLSLYFNFQHYLLIFAIAYARLAVVFYMLPILGERIFSHLIIKNAIITLTIIGLWPCFETVVIPEQSWYLLLVQESIVGLILATVLCLPFWIVIGLGEILDNQRGASMADNIDPLNGGQNSILSGLLNFTFGIIFFINNGMCLMLEAFTESYQFLPPGSRWSGFHWQEAGRVLVIVVESSIMLAAPVIIVMMIAEILLGVFARYCPQLNPFSLSLTIKSFITFIIFFYYGFHALAEKPLNTFSIEIFEEFFPGL; from the coding sequence ATGCTGTTTCTTTCACTCTACTTTAATTTCCAGCACTACTTGTTGATTTTTGCAATAGCTTATGCGCGGCTGGCTGTAGTCTTTTATATGCTCCCCATATTAGGTGAGCGAATTTTTTCTCATTTAATAATAAAGAATGCAATCATCACCTTGACTATAATCGGTTTATGGCCCTGCTTTGAAACCGTTGTGATACCTGAGCAAAGCTGGTACTTGCTGCTGGTTCAGGAATCTATTGTTGGTTTAATCCTTGCAACTGTATTGTGTCTTCCATTTTGGATTGTCATTGGGCTTGGTGAAATTCTTGATAACCAACGAGGAGCTTCGATGGCAGACAATATTGACCCCTTGAATGGCGGTCAGAACTCTATATTATCTGGCCTGCTTAATTTTACATTTGGTATAATATTCTTCATTAATAACGGCATGTGCTTAATGCTGGAGGCATTCACCGAAAGTTATCAGTTTTTACCTCCGGGTAGTAGGTGGTCAGGGTTTCACTGGCAAGAAGCCGGCAGGGTTTTAGTTATTGTAGTTGAGAGCAGTATTATGCTGGCTGCACCAGTTATCATAGTCATGATGATAGCGGAGATATTATTGGGAGTATTTGCTCGTTATTGCCCGCAGCTCAACCCCTTTTCGCTTTCGCTCACCATAAAAAGCTTCATCACCTTCATAATTTTCTTTTATTACGGTTTCCATGCTTTAGCGGAAAAGCCACTGAATACTTTCTCTATTGAAATATTTGAAGAATTCTTCCCGGGATTATAA
- a CDS encoding EscU/YscU/HrcU family type III secretion system export apparatus switch protein — MAQKTELPTEKKRKDSAKKGHSLKIKDFVTTVTLISGSYFLLHGMDFSRFIDCYTNILIDVSSVNINDFMLQMMYIFLGLSFPLIGICTLSGMIATLCQTRFTIATQALKLNFKALNPVEGLKRIFSMRTIKEFVKSLCYLMVFSCTCYNLIVNDLKHALVIHYAGIAQLIVSMLSLTVKAVTIFIAYSLVVLCADFIMEYFLHVKDLKMDKHEVKQERKESDGNPQIKSARRRAHQELLSGEEMAAVRKSSVIMVNPTHIAMAIFFNPELAPLPFIALRASNFKARAVLVYAEKIGIPVVRNIFLTRRLYKSYVQHSFISLNDDDLMAIMDILIWLRQVEITGMENGIPPSDLKNDEHPMNQ, encoded by the coding sequence ATGGCACAAAAGACAGAACTACCGACGGAAAAAAAACGTAAAGATTCGGCCAAAAAGGGACATTCTTTAAAAATTAAGGATTTTGTTACAACAGTCACTCTCATTTCAGGTAGCTACTTTCTACTGCATGGTATGGATTTCAGCCGTTTCATTGACTGTTATACTAATATTCTGATCGATGTATCATCAGTAAACATCAATGATTTTATGCTACAAATGATGTACATTTTTTTAGGGCTTTCATTCCCTTTAATAGGCATTTGTACTCTTTCTGGAATGATAGCCACGTTGTGTCAAACCCGCTTTACTATCGCCACGCAAGCTCTTAAGCTTAACTTCAAAGCTTTAAATCCTGTAGAAGGTTTAAAAAGGATTTTTAGCATGAGAACTATAAAGGAATTCGTAAAATCTCTGTGCTATCTGATGGTTTTCTCATGCACTTGTTACAATCTTATCGTTAATGATCTAAAACATGCACTGGTCATTCACTATGCTGGAATCGCACAGTTGATCGTGAGTATGCTGTCATTGACCGTCAAAGCGGTTACGATATTTATTGCTTACTCGTTAGTTGTTCTGTGTGCTGATTTTATCATGGAATATTTTCTACATGTTAAAGATTTAAAAATGGATAAACATGAGGTTAAACAAGAGCGTAAAGAAAGTGACGGAAACCCACAAATAAAAAGTGCCAGGCGAAGAGCCCATCAGGAACTGCTTTCCGGGGAAGAGATGGCGGCTGTAAGAAAATCGTCGGTAATTATGGTAAATCCAACTCATATTGCTATGGCAATTTTTTTTAATCCCGAATTAGCCCCTTTACCTTTCATTGCATTACGAGCCTCTAACTTTAAAGCCAGAGCTGTGTTGGTCTATGCTGAGAAAATCGGAATCCCTGTCGTACGCAATATTTTTTTGACACGACGTCTTTATAAATCATACGTTCAGCACAGCTTTATTTCACTCAATGATGATGATTTAATGGCAATTATGGATATTCTTATTTGGCTGCGTCAGGTAGAGATCACAGGCATGGAAAACGGAATACCTCCGAGCGATCTTAAGAACGATGAACACCCAATGAATCAATAA
- a CDS encoding SycD/LcrH family type III secretion system chaperone → MEYENMAEDSNSQDPSKNDDELEEYSANLIEAIQNGAVLKDVQCVSNGTMNDIYKIAYEFYHIGRLDDAISLFRFLCIYDFYNSEYAMGLAAVYHLKKDFRKAIDFYALSYSLSKEDYRPMFYAGQCNLMLRQEVLARKCFAIVMNRCTDLQLKEKAETYLSALDEINADTKSDCEDKKNKQEEQ, encoded by the coding sequence ATGGAATATGAGAATATGGCGGAAGATTCGAACTCTCAAGATCCATCGAAAAATGACGATGAACTGGAAGAATATTCCGCAAATCTAATTGAAGCGATCCAGAATGGAGCCGTCCTTAAAGATGTGCAGTGTGTTTCGAATGGTACGATGAATGATATTTATAAAATAGCATATGAATTTTATCATATTGGGAGATTAGACGACGCAATATCTCTTTTTCGTTTTTTATGTATCTATGATTTTTATAATTCCGAATATGCCATGGGCCTCGCAGCAGTTTATCATTTGAAAAAGGACTTCCGCAAAGCAATTGATTTCTATGCTTTGTCATATTCTTTGTCTAAGGAGGACTATCGGCCTATGTTTTATGCAGGTCAGTGTAATCTAATGTTACGTCAAGAGGTTTTGGCTCGCAAATGTTTTGCTATTGTAATGAACAGGTGCACCGATCTGCAGCTTAAAGAAAAAGCTGAAACCTATCTGTCAGCACTCGATGAAATCAATGCGGATACTAAAAGTGATTGTGAAGACAAAAAAAACAAACAGGAGGAACAATGA
- the sctE gene encoding type III secretion system translocon subunit SctE — protein sequence MNIPVDNSEYLKHLSAGLESSHEESKKELSQLHRFANSQYRLYPRIGEVREALKSLQPEQLLEVLQKTGRSLLSAGSNFTIEKQDIPQLNVPVYSQIMSNDEYSGLATTSAAESYSNTSAEMTALIGKIIQLTGESSLEKMVSKLQVFNATMDGAGKAYSHLAEELEAQGQLWAGKADALRAVQAHAETLNQVKLNVQSKLDDAQTNLKALQVRAETQAPLSPLLLNQLIEANKEVKAVLSDLNRVTLIHENYVIEVLNPASAAEKMAQTLLKATLAQATSLISSLTDRQHSIIQIRHQESKIEAKSLTFLIALMSQLISQNAGEDFKALALLKQKLSEAAARDSQNKALEVEAQLRKAEDLQKTMGCIGKVLGWVITTVCMGTAIFTGGTSMILGMVMLAIMAGDEIDQRLNNHSFIQDGMQPIMENIVQPLMKLYADAYTAILSLFIADKKVAETAGQIMGAIATAMIMIAGTVLIGVGVGKIVGAMARNIGNNLGEKMLKKIMDQMFMQVLKRFFHGAGRFFNMDNNKIAQISNYTQMAVTGGTMANTLVQAVGSIVAADMMVEAAKARAQLMQNSALQDLLESIMKQAQETFSFRMEAINRILENICSVAENQMLAGNYITKKLNHVAG from the coding sequence ATGAATATACCTGTTGATAACTCAGAATATTTGAAGCATCTTTCTGCGGGGTTAGAATCAAGTCACGAAGAATCTAAAAAGGAGCTAAGTCAATTACATCGGTTTGCCAATTCACAATACAGACTCTACCCCAGAATAGGTGAGGTCAGAGAAGCATTAAAGTCGCTGCAGCCGGAGCAATTGCTTGAAGTTTTACAAAAAACGGGTAGATCATTACTTTCGGCCGGAAGCAATTTTACCATTGAAAAGCAGGATATACCTCAGTTGAATGTTCCAGTATACAGTCAGATTATGTCTAATGATGAGTATTCTGGTCTGGCCACTACGAGCGCAGCTGAAAGTTATTCTAATACATCAGCTGAGATGACAGCGTTGATAGGAAAAATCATACAGTTAACTGGCGAAAGTTCATTAGAGAAAATGGTGTCAAAACTTCAGGTCTTTAACGCGACAATGGATGGCGCAGGGAAAGCTTACTCTCACCTTGCTGAAGAACTTGAAGCGCAGGGGCAGCTTTGGGCTGGTAAAGCTGATGCTCTAAGAGCAGTTCAGGCACATGCTGAAACTCTTAATCAGGTGAAATTAAATGTACAATCTAAGTTGGATGATGCTCAAACTAACTTAAAAGCTCTGCAAGTTAGGGCTGAAACTCAAGCGCCTCTATCCCCGCTTTTACTGAATCAACTCATTGAGGCCAACAAAGAAGTTAAGGCAGTGTTGTCTGACCTGAACAGAGTCACATTGATTCATGAAAACTATGTTATTGAGGTACTTAACCCTGCCTCCGCGGCTGAAAAGATGGCCCAGACGCTGCTTAAGGCTACACTTGCACAAGCTACTTCTTTAATTAGCTCCTTAACTGACCGACAGCATAGCATTATCCAAATCCGCCATCAGGAGAGCAAAATAGAGGCGAAAAGCCTGACTTTCCTGATCGCCTTGATGTCGCAGTTAATTAGTCAAAATGCCGGAGAAGACTTTAAAGCCCTTGCTTTGCTCAAACAGAAGTTATCTGAAGCCGCAGCAAGGGATTCTCAAAACAAAGCTTTGGAAGTCGAAGCTCAGTTGCGCAAGGCAGAAGATTTACAGAAAACCATGGGCTGTATAGGCAAGGTTCTTGGATGGGTAATAACTACAGTCTGTATGGGTACCGCAATATTCACTGGTGGAACCTCAATGATATTAGGCATGGTAATGCTGGCCATAATGGCAGGGGATGAAATTGATCAGCGTCTTAATAACCATTCTTTCATACAGGATGGCATGCAGCCAATCATGGAAAATATCGTACAACCCTTGATGAAACTGTATGCTGATGCTTATACAGCAATATTATCACTCTTCATCGCTGATAAAAAAGTAGCTGAAACGGCAGGGCAAATCATGGGAGCAATAGCCACAGCTATGATTATGATTGCAGGTACTGTACTCATAGGAGTCGGAGTAGGCAAAATTGTTGGTGCTATGGCCAGGAATATCGGCAATAACTTAGGTGAGAAAATGCTGAAAAAAATAATGGATCAAATGTTCATGCAAGTATTGAAAAGGTTTTTCCACGGGGCTGGACGCTTTTTTAATATGGATAATAATAAAATTGCACAGATATCCAATTATACCCAAATGGCAGTTACAGGGGGAACGATGGCAAATACCCTTGTTCAGGCCGTGGGAAGTATAGTCGCAGCTGACATGATGGTTGAAGCTGCAAAGGCGCGTGCGCAGTTAATGCAAAATTCCGCGCTGCAAGATTTGTTGGAAAGCATTATGAAACAGGCGCAGGAGACATTCAGCTTCCGTATGGAAGCAATAAACAGGATCTTAGAAAACATTTGTTCCGTTGCTGAGAATCAAATGCTGGCTGGTAATTATATTACCAAGAAATTAAACCACGTAGCCGGATGA
- a CDS encoding IpaD/SipD/SspD family type III secretion system needle tip protein gives MGEIIFPGNQTPAAATEEFSFKTSHFLTYSSSRTVPFFETKSIDNVDSVYESSKELLLRLYEILTRESFEDKLPEIRQLLLESGYSENLHEFEEINCFMRELQDFYENILNSKKNADDVIAEQKNLTAINSHFIERISSHLRKRSILHDKSSVEPSLPLELAKDGYPAIAGEVFSADEITPGTSYAELWSKIAKAIASIRKDYVEFYATLMKKYTDLYQSYNENVQKASSDAMSAGKDGNNISFNKDVMIKGYNKFKDYAARIDLGKVAHWDKMSSQERENMKLTIAPAFDVSKDGEIRFNLSQYSTVDGSLPKGDGNQVPTASYHAWLATFNAAGSALQSNMQSFAQRYSQSNSTFDQLNKVLSGVISTLGDSAREVYKSIG, from the coding sequence ATGGGTGAGATCATTTTCCCAGGGAATCAAACCCCGGCCGCTGCCACAGAAGAATTTTCTTTTAAGACCTCCCATTTTCTGACTTACTCAAGTAGCCGAACAGTTCCTTTCTTTGAGACGAAGAGTATTGATAATGTTGATAGTGTATATGAGAGCAGTAAGGAATTATTGCTGCGATTATATGAAATTCTCACACGAGAAAGCTTTGAAGATAAGCTACCAGAAATCAGACAACTACTATTGGAATCAGGGTACTCAGAAAACTTACATGAATTTGAAGAAATTAATTGCTTTATGCGTGAGTTACAAGATTTCTATGAAAATATTTTAAATAGTAAAAAAAATGCAGATGATGTTATTGCTGAGCAGAAAAATCTGACAGCTATTAACTCTCATTTTATAGAAAGAATATCGAGTCATTTACGAAAAAGATCTATTTTACATGATAAATCATCAGTTGAACCCTCATTGCCGTTGGAATTAGCTAAAGATGGGTATCCTGCTATCGCTGGTGAAGTATTTTCTGCTGATGAAATTACTCCAGGTACGAGCTATGCTGAATTGTGGAGTAAAATAGCCAAGGCAATAGCAAGCATCAGAAAAGATTATGTTGAATTCTATGCCACGCTAATGAAAAAATATACTGACCTGTACCAGTCCTATAATGAGAATGTACAAAAAGCCTCTTCCGATGCCATGTCAGCGGGTAAAGATGGTAATAATATATCTTTTAACAAAGATGTAATGATAAAAGGATACAATAAATTTAAGGACTATGCGGCAAGAATTGACCTCGGAAAAGTTGCACACTGGGACAAGATGTCTAGCCAAGAGCGGGAAAACATGAAGCTAACAATTGCACCAGCTTTTGATGTTTCCAAAGACGGTGAAATTAGGTTTAATCTTAGTCAATATTCTACAGTTGATGGATCATTACCAAAAGGTGATGGAAATCAAGTGCCTACCGCGAGCTACCATGCGTGGCTGGCAACATTCAACGCAGCTGGCAGTGCACTACAGAGTAATATGCAGTCCTTCGCTCAGCGATACAGTCAATCTAACAGCACATTCGATCAATTGAACAAAGTACTCAGTGGAGTTATCAGTACGCTTGGCGACAGTGCAAGAGAAGTTTATAAATCAATAGGATGA
- a CDS encoding acyl carrier protein: MKNVSSFSTVTHLIQQINGSLPQHVTLQHSLIKDLKMDSVELIDLFLRLEQAGIIMDESQISSQLTVGDIVKLIEGTDA, encoded by the coding sequence GTGAAGAATGTTAGTTCGTTTTCTACGGTAACTCATTTGATTCAACAGATTAATGGTAGCTTGCCACAGCATGTTACTCTTCAGCATAGTCTGATTAAAGATCTGAAGATGGATTCTGTGGAGCTTATCGATCTGTTTTTACGACTTGAACAGGCTGGAATAATTATGGATGAGTCACAGATCAGCAGTCAACTCACCGTAGGAGATATTGTAAAATTAATAGAAGGTACTGACGCATAG
- the ychF gene encoding redox-regulated ATPase YchF, with amino-acid sequence MGFKCGIVGLPNVGKSTLFNALTKAGIEAANFPFCTIEPNTGVVPMPDSRLDQLAEIVKPQRILPTTMEFVDIAGLVKGASKGEGLGNQFLTNIRETEAIGHVVRCFENDNIIHVNNKVDPADDIDTINTELALSDLDTCERALQRVQKKAKGGDKDAKAEQAALEKCLPHLEKAGMLRALDLSDEDKAAIRYLSFLTLKPTMYIANVNEDGFENNPYLDKVREIAAKEGSVVVPVCAAVESDIAELEDGDREEFMAELGIEEPGLNRVIRAGYSLLNLQTYFTAGVKEVRAWTIPVGATAPQAAGKIHTDFEKGFIRAQTIAFDDFITFRGEQGAKEAGKMRSEGKDYIVKDGDVMNFLFNV; translated from the coding sequence ATGGGATTCAAATGCGGTATTGTGGGCCTGCCAAACGTCGGGAAATCCACCCTGTTCAATGCGTTAACCAAAGCGGGTATTGAAGCTGCCAACTTCCCGTTTTGCACCATTGAGCCTAATACCGGCGTAGTGCCAATGCCTGATTCACGTCTGGACCAGCTGGCGGAGATCGTCAAGCCACAGCGTATTCTGCCAACCACTATGGAATTCGTCGACATCGCCGGACTGGTCAAAGGCGCCTCAAAGGGCGAGGGACTGGGAAACCAGTTTCTGACCAATATCCGGGAAACGGAAGCTATTGGTCACGTAGTACGCTGCTTTGAGAACGATAATATCATCCATGTCAACAATAAAGTTGATCCTGCTGACGATATTGACACCATTAATACCGAACTGGCTCTGTCCGATCTGGATACCTGTGAACGCGCTCTGCAGCGCGTGCAGAAAAAAGCCAAAGGTGGTGATAAGGACGCGAAAGCCGAGCAGGCTGCGCTGGAAAAATGCCTGCCGCATTTGGAAAAAGCCGGCATGCTTCGCGCGCTGGATTTAAGCGACGAAGACAAAGCAGCGATACGTTATCTGAGCTTCCTGACCCTGAAACCCACCATGTATATCGCCAACGTTAACGAAGATGGCTTCGAAAACAATCCTTATCTGGATAAAGTGCGTGAGATTGCGGCCAAAGAGGGTTCCGTGGTGGTGCCGGTATGTGCGGCTGTAGAATCGGACATTGCCGAGCTGGAAGATGGCGATCGCGAAGAGTTTATGGCCGAACTGGGCATTGAAGAACCGGGGCTGAACCGCGTTATCCGCGCCGGTTACAGCCTGTTAAACCTGCAAACCTACTTCACCGCTGGCGTGAAAGAAGTACGCGCCTGGACCATTCCGGTTGGAGCAACGGCTCCACAGGCCGCCGGAAAAATTCACACCGACTTCGAGAAAGGCTTTATCCGCGCCCAGACGATAGCTTTCGATGACTTTATTACCTTTAGAGGGGAACAAGGAGCCAAAGAAGCCGGCAAGATGCGTTCAGAAGGGAAAGACTACATCGTCAAAGACGGTGACGTAATGAACTTCTTGTTTAACGTGTAA